One genomic window of Microbacterium sp. BH-3-3-3 includes the following:
- a CDS encoding DUF4383 domain-containing protein: MSSSPNRLVATVFGAVYLLVGLLGFAVTGGVGFIATQGGLLLGIFEVNPLHNIAHLLIGGALLVAGLANARAAKGVNTTVGAVYLLLGIVGFFLVGTSANILALNVPDHFLHLASAVVLLGVGLGTERNVPRTAAV; encoded by the coding sequence ATGAGCTCATCACCCAACCGTCTCGTGGCCACCGTCTTCGGCGCTGTCTACCTGCTCGTGGGTCTGCTCGGCTTCGCCGTCACCGGCGGTGTCGGATTCATCGCCACGCAGGGTGGCCTGCTGCTGGGCATCTTCGAGGTCAACCCGCTGCACAACATCGCCCACCTTCTGATCGGTGGCGCGCTGCTCGTCGCGGGTCTGGCCAACGCACGCGCCGCCAAGGGCGTCAACACGACCGTCGGCGCCGTCTACCTGCTGCTCGGCATCGTCGGCTTCTTCCTGGTCGGTACCTCGGCGAACATCCTGGCCCTGAACGTGCCCGACCACTTCCTGCACCTCGCCAGCGCCGTCGTGCTGCTGGGTGTCGGCCTGGGCACCGAGCGCAACGTCCCCCGCACCGCAGCGGTCTGA
- a CDS encoding oxygenase MpaB family protein encodes MTDAPHSPAPDWIQSLRGKILVALAGDPTGMAPYVRAIAEGDDAGYFVENGPAWTVHAGMGTLVAGIRALLLQALHPGALAGVHDWSRYREDPIGRLTGTVRWVITLTYGSRTQADAETARVGRFHQRVKGEYQAGDGEERRYTAEAQDLVRWVHLAFTDAFLAGHEASKKPIPGGPDAYVADWATAGRLMRVVDPPLTRAALRAEIDGFWERGELRGDERVADVVSFLRRPPFPGVMGLSYRVLFAAAVATIPRRYRKMLGVRRWPLPVLTLTRVILRVTERALGSGPRAQDMARERLRRLEREGREAA; translated from the coding sequence GTGACCGACGCTCCCCACTCCCCCGCTCCCGACTGGATCCAGTCGCTACGCGGGAAGATCCTCGTCGCCCTCGCGGGCGACCCGACCGGCATGGCCCCCTACGTGCGCGCGATCGCCGAGGGCGACGACGCCGGCTACTTCGTCGAGAACGGTCCCGCGTGGACCGTGCACGCCGGAATGGGCACGCTGGTCGCCGGCATCCGTGCCCTGCTGCTGCAGGCGCTGCACCCGGGGGCGCTGGCGGGCGTGCACGACTGGTCGCGCTACCGCGAGGATCCGATCGGACGCCTCACCGGTACGGTGCGCTGGGTCATCACGTTGACCTACGGCTCGCGCACGCAGGCGGATGCCGAGACCGCCCGCGTCGGACGCTTCCACCAACGGGTGAAGGGCGAGTACCAGGCGGGCGACGGGGAGGAACGCCGGTACACGGCCGAGGCGCAGGACCTCGTGCGGTGGGTGCACCTGGCCTTCACCGATGCGTTCCTCGCCGGGCACGAGGCCTCGAAGAAACCCATCCCCGGCGGACCCGATGCCTATGTCGCCGACTGGGCGACCGCCGGGCGCCTCATGCGGGTCGTCGACCCGCCCCTCACGCGCGCGGCCCTGCGCGCCGAGATCGACGGGTTCTGGGAGCGTGGCGAGCTGCGCGGAGACGAACGGGTCGCGGACGTGGTCTCGTTCCTGCGCCGACCGCCGTTCCCCGGCGTCATGGGGTTGTCGTACCGCGTGCTGTTCGCGGCGGCGGTGGCGACGATCCCCCGCCGCTACCGGAAGATGCTCGGCGTGCGGCGCTGGCCTCTTCCCGTCCTGACGCTCACGCGCGTGATCCTGCGCGTCACCGAGCGGGCCCTGGGCTCCGGCCCGCGGGCCCAGGACATGGCGCGCGAGCGGCTGCGGCGCCTGGAGCGTGAGGGGCGGGAAGCCGCGTGA
- a CDS encoding YdeI/OmpD-associated family protein, producing MRFETTLSQIGNNTGIEVPPEVVEALGGGRRAAVVVDVNGYVYPSTLAVMGGRQLIPFSADKRAATGLSGGDPIVVELRLDTAPRTVEVPDDLAAALDAAGARAAFDALAPSARKAHVANVEGAKTADTRARRITSLATKLG from the coding sequence ATGCGTTTCGAGACGACCCTGTCGCAGATCGGCAACAACACCGGTATCGAGGTGCCGCCCGAGGTCGTCGAGGCCCTCGGCGGCGGCAGACGCGCCGCCGTCGTCGTCGATGTGAACGGGTACGTCTATCCCAGTACGCTCGCCGTCATGGGCGGGCGGCAGCTCATCCCGTTCTCGGCCGACAAACGCGCAGCGACGGGGTTGTCGGGCGGCGATCCGATCGTCGTCGAGCTGCGACTCGACACCGCTCCGCGCACCGTCGAGGTACCCGACGATCTCGCCGCGGCTCTCGACGCGGCGGGCGCGCGCGCCGCGTTCGACGCTCTCGCTCCCAGCGCGCGAAAGGCCCACGTCGCGAACGTCGAGGGAGCCAAAACGGCCGACACCCGCGCGCGGCGCATCACCTCCCTCGCGACGAAGCTCGGTTGA
- a CDS encoding aldolase/citrate lyase family protein — protein sequence MSLTHDTSAGAASVAPAPARVDLARTWMLRSPLAGGLETSADVLVLDLEDGLPAGRKAEGRDRARAAASDAPVWLRISAAGTRDGQADLALGRELDDRLAGVVLAMCAGPADVAHVAASLPAGVPIVAMVESAAALLAAPAIAAHPATRRLAFGTGDFRRDTGMGVDRIALSWPRAQLVVASAAAGIAGPIDGPCGPVDQAQDAAAHAVAMGFTGTLALHDAAVDGAHAAFTPSPAEVDAALALLSATPDGPVDGSYAPTLARARALVERAEALASL from the coding sequence GTGAGCCTGACGCACGACACCTCGGCGGGGGCGGCTTCGGTCGCCCCCGCCCCGGCGCGTGTCGACCTCGCGCGCACGTGGATGCTGCGCTCGCCGCTCGCCGGCGGCCTCGAGACGTCGGCCGATGTGCTGGTGCTCGACCTCGAAGACGGCCTCCCGGCCGGGCGTAAGGCCGAGGGTCGGGACCGCGCCCGCGCCGCGGCCTCCGACGCCCCGGTGTGGTTGCGCATCAGCGCCGCCGGAACCCGCGACGGCCAGGCCGACCTCGCTCTCGGTCGCGAGCTCGATGACCGCCTCGCCGGCGTCGTGCTGGCGATGTGCGCCGGGCCCGCCGACGTCGCCCATGTGGCGGCATCCCTCCCCGCCGGTGTCCCCATCGTCGCCATGGTCGAATCGGCTGCGGCCCTGTTGGCCGCCCCCGCGATCGCCGCGCACCCGGCCACCCGCCGTCTCGCGTTCGGCACCGGGGACTTCCGCCGCGACACCGGCATGGGGGTCGACCGCATCGCCCTGTCGTGGCCGCGGGCGCAGCTGGTCGTCGCCTCCGCCGCGGCCGGTATCGCCGGACCGATCGACGGCCCGTGCGGTCCGGTGGATCAGGCTCAGGATGCCGCCGCGCACGCCGTCGCGATGGGATTCACCGGCACGCTCGCGCTCCACGATGCCGCCGTCGACGGCGCGCACGCCGCGTTCACGCCGTCGCCGGCCGAGGTCGACGCCGCTCTCGCGCTGCTGTCGGCGACGCCCGACGGTCCGGTCGACGGCTCCTACGCCCCGACCCTGGCGCGTGCCCGCGCCCTGGTGGAGCGCGCCGAGGCGCTGGCCTCGCTCTGA
- a CDS encoding DUF1992 domain-containing protein, translated as MSDDPRQAAERYRLDRALRDDGLLEPASDERPARGSTAAERVAFVETAIQQAIRRGEFDDLPGAGKPLPDLGAAHDPDWWIRRKIETEQLTGLGPPALTLRVEHAEMAQRLDALTREPEVREAVEDFNRRVVEARRQLQGGPPVVTPTVDVEAEVRAWGERRRAREAAVAVAPARRRRWFGRGR; from the coding sequence GTGAGCGACGACCCCCGCCAGGCAGCCGAACGGTATCGCCTCGATCGCGCGCTCCGCGACGACGGCCTGCTCGAACCCGCGTCGGACGAGCGTCCGGCGCGGGGGTCGACGGCCGCCGAACGCGTTGCCTTCGTCGAGACGGCGATCCAGCAGGCGATCCGTCGCGGCGAGTTCGACGACCTCCCCGGCGCGGGCAAGCCCCTGCCCGACCTCGGCGCCGCTCACGACCCCGACTGGTGGATCCGCCGCAAGATCGAGACCGAGCAGCTCACCGGCCTCGGACCGCCCGCGCTGACCCTGCGCGTCGAGCACGCCGAGATGGCGCAGAGGCTGGACGCGCTCACGCGCGAGCCCGAGGTGCGGGAGGCCGTGGAGGACTTCAACCGCCGGGTCGTCGAAGCCAGACGTCAGCTGCAGGGCGGGCCGCCGGTGGTGACGCCGACGGTCGACGTCGAGGCCGAGGTACGGGCATGGGGCGAGCGGCGGCGGGCGCGGGAGGCGGCGGTCGCTGTGGCACCGGCGCGGCGTCGGCGTTGGTTCGGGCGGGGCCGCTGA